The Magnetococcales bacterium genomic interval CCACCCAGTTGTCCAGGAACAGACCAAAATTCAATCAGCATTCTTCCTGGTGGCCATTGCGAGGGGGTCACACCCGATACCATTCCGAACTCGGAAGTTAAGTCCCTCAGCGCCGATGATACTGCATCTTAAGGTGTGGGAAAGTAGGTCACTGCCAGGAAGTTAATCAGACACTGGGATTGCCCCCAAAGCGGTCCCAGTGTTCTGTTTGTCGCGGGATGGAGCAGTCCGGTAGCTCGTCGGGCTCATAACCCGAAGGTCGGAGGTTCAAATCCTCCTCCCGCAACCAAACCGATCCCAAAAAAAACCCTGCAATGTCCTGTTGCAGGGTTTTTTGTTGGTGTGGAAGAGATCCCCATGAAATTTGCCGCCATCGATATCGGTTCCAACGCCGTCCGCCTGTTGATCTCCAACGTATTTGAAATAGACAAGAACACACCCGTGTTCCGCAAGGCGGATTTGTATCGGGTTCCCGTGCGGTTGGGGGATGATGCGTTTCGGCTGGGATACATTTCCCCGGAATTGGCCGACAGTCTGCTTCATGCCATGACGGGCTTCAATAGTATTATCCAGGCAGTGGGGGCCGACGACACCATGGCCTGTGCCACATCGGCGTTACGCTCCGCAGCCAACGGTCCCAACCTGGTGGAACAAATTCGGGAAAAAACCGGCATCGCCATCGATATCATCGATGGCACCCGCGAAGCGGAACTGATCGCCCTGAATCGACTCGATGGCAGTTGCAGCGCCGGGTATTATCTCTATATCGATGTCGGCGGAGGCAGTACGGAATTGACCCTGCTGGAAAACAATCGTCCCGTTGCTTCCCGTTCGTTCAATATCGGCACCGTTCGTCTCAAGGAACAATTGGTGACTGCGGAAGTCTGGCAGGAGATGCAAAACTGGACTCGGGAACATTGCCAGGGTATTTCCGGATTGCAGGGGATCGGCTCGGGAGGTAACATCAACAAATTGTTCAAGATGACGCGCCAACGCCAGGATTTACCGCTCTCACGCAACAAACTCAGAAAACTTCACAAGGATTTGTCGGTCCTGACCCATGAACAACGCATGATCCAGTTGGGCCTGAAACCGGACCGGGCGGATGTCATTGTCTTGGCAAGTGAAATTTTTCTGAAAGTGACCAAATGGGCAGGTGTTGAAAAAATATGCGTGCCACAAATTGGCCTGGCGGATGGCATTATTCATGAATTGTATCGTCGTTGGCCACAGAAGAGTTCGTAACGGACCATTTTCAAGAATCAATAATTGACCAAAAGCAATGTTCCTTGCGCCATATTGCGGGCATTGCGGGTGATGGTGACGGTGACTCGTTTGCAATCGCCAACCACGGCGGAAGGGCAGGCAGCGGATGTATCATCGGCCACGGTGATGGTACGCACAAAACTGTCTGCCAGGTTGGTCGTACTGCTGGTTGGAATGGCGGCAAAGCCGGTGCGCCGCCGCAGGGAAGTGATCGATTCCAGAGAGGCTTGCATCAACTCCGAGCCTTGCTGGATGCGCAGCATGTGGCTTGGATCTTCCAGGCTCTGGCCGATGGCCCCGGTCAGACCTGACAAGAGGATACCAACGGTCAGGATCAAAATGAGTACTTCCATATAGGAAGTGCCTGCCATTCCTCCTGAATTTCTGGAATGTTTCCCGGAGGCAGGAGGGATATTGGACAGATTCATGAAATATAAACAGGTGGCGTTCATTGGACGATCACCGAGCCGGTTTCCGAGCGTATATTGACGGTGACGGTCTGGCCGCCGGTGGTCAGGACTTTGGCCCCGGCATTGCTGGTGGGACGACCCAGACCGTTAAAGACAACAGGAAAATTTCCTCCAAACGTGATACCGTCCAGGGTGGATCCGGAAATGGTGGCAGTGGTGTCAGTGCTGGTGGTGACCGAATAGGTACTGCCGGTCACGTTGACCTGATGCGGCACCCCGCGATTCATGGCGAGGGTTTGGGCAAAGCGTACATCCTGGGCAAACTGCTCAGCGGCAGAGCGCAAGGCAACGTTACCCTCCGGGAAAGAGACATATCCTGTCGATGCAACGATACCGATAATCAGTATTGTGACAAGGACTTCAATGAGCGAATAGCCAGCCTGGGTGCGCATGGTCGTCTTCCTGGTCAAACCCCTGCCCGACAAAAAACAAGCCCGGTTCAGGTCAGGTGCAGGTTGCCGTGGTACTCCGCACGTTGACAGAAATTGTCGTGGATCCCCTCGAATGCCGCACTGTGCAGTTCATGTAACCGGCGGGAGGTGTCGCGGCTCCGGTGGCCACGGTAAAATCACTCGCAGAGACATTTTGCAGCAGGGATTGAGCCAGGGCACAGGTGGTGACGACCGTGAAGGCATCGCCCATTTCACATTTGGCCCGATTATTGGCAGCGGCGGCGACCAAAGCACCGGCAACACTGTTGGCGGCAGCGTCTCCGGAAGAGGGAGACAAGTTACCAAATGTCGTAAAGGATATGCCGCTCAGGATTCCAATCACCAGAACCACGATGAGCATTTCAATCATGCTGTAGCCCCTGCATATTTTTTTGTTCATGGCAGTTCTCCTGCATTTTCTGGCATGCGGTTTGACGCATGGGTATTGTTCATCCATGGTATACATGACATCCAATGATCATGCCATGATTCTCCTCCTTGTTCAACATGATGTTTTTTAAAATATTTTTCTGAAATGGTCCTGGCCTGTTCCAGAGGGGAATAAGCCTGATTCGGTGGCCAATGAAAATGATCGTTTACATTTGATGGAAACGGTCGTAGACATCAGGGAATTGAAATGGACTGTTGCCAGTCGAGATCATCATCAGGAAAGGAATTCATTACGGTGTCCGACACAATACAGAAAAAAATGGATCCGGTTGCTGCCCGCGACTTGCGTGCGGCGCAATTGTTGAAAATGTATGCCGTTTACGGACATTTTTATCAATTGTCCTGGAATGGGAGCGATGGGTTGGGATGCCGGTCGGTCCTGGAACTGGTGGCCCATGACCGGTTACCGAAGAACAGACAGGAATTGTTGCTGCGGCAGGCTGATCTGGTGGCGGTGATGATGAATCCGGGTTCGTCGCATCCCATCGACAGGGGGTATGCTCCCCCCCTGGTGACCCAGGATGGGCAGTCCGTGGCCGATTATCGGTTGACTCCGACCCGGCCAGACAATACCCAGTACCAGATTTTGCGCATCCTGGCCGCCCGGGGTTGGCATCATGCACGGATCTTGAATTTATCGGACCTGCGCGAACCTAAAAGTCCACTTTTTTTGCAGCAGGTGGCCAGGCTGGAGCGGGAAGGGCAGGTGGGAGGCAGACACTCGATTTTTTGTCCGGAACGGCAGGCGGAACTGTTGCCCTTGTTGGGGCAGCCGGGTGCCGCACCGGTTCTGGTGGGTTGGGGACGACATGCGGGGTTGATTCCCCTGGCGGAACAGTGTCTGGATCGGTTGCGAAACCATTTTCTGGTCGGGGTACCGGTGGCTGGGGAGAGCCGACTTTATGCCCACCCCAGCCCGATGTTGCAGCGCATGAAGGATGCCTGGTTGGATGCCGTGTTAGAACAGTTGTCGAAAAACAAGGACGTATAACCTTGATCTTCTCCTGTCAAGCCGGTATGGAGAACCCGGTCGGATGCAGATGCCCGTCCGTTGCCACGCAACAAGATATATGACTTTTGATGGTTTCCGTCAAGCCGGATCCGGGTAGGGGACTCCCGTTCCCCCCAATCCGCAGTAACCCTGCTGATTTTTGGCCAGATATTGCTGATGATAACCCTCGGCAAAGAAAAACTCAGGTGCTTCCTGGATTTCCGTGGTGATGGTACCATGGCCGGCCTGCTCCAGGTATGACTGATAAATTTCCCTGGAGGCCTGGGCCATGGCCATTTGACTGGCTGTGGTGGTATAGATGCCGGAGCGGTATTGTGTGCCGAGATCGTTCCCCTGGCGCATGCCCTGGGTCGGGTCGTGTGACTCCCAGAAGATTTTCAACAGACGGTAATAGGATATGACTCTGGGATCATACACCACCTGGACCACCTCGTTGTGACCGGTCATGCCGGTGCAGACTTCATGGTAGGTCGGGTTGGGGGTGAAGCCACCTGCATAACCGGCAGCAGTGACATGGATGGCACCGGTTTCCCAGAAACGTCGCTCGGCACCCCAAAAACATCCCATGCCAAACAAGGCAATTTCCATATGGGCGGGATAGGGTGGCAGCAGACCATGGCCGGTCACATAATGACGGGATGGTATGGGCATGGATTGATCCCGGCCAGGAAGGGCGGCATGGGGGGATGGCAGCACCATCTTCGTCTTCCAGTACATGTGACACCTCATTCTTTTCAAAAATCCAAAGAGTCGATCCAATAACGACATGATTACGGCACAATCGACTGGGCGATCCGGTCGTTGTTGCGGGTGCGGGCAAAGGTGTTCAAACTGTCCTGAATGGCGATGGATTCCGGATTGATCACAGTCGTCGTCTCGGAAATGTCATGATCGCGATCCTCGTCAGGTTTGCCGGGCATTTGCCGCAGCTCCTGGAGCAGAATGGCATTGGTACGGCGAATTTTGCGAGCCAGGATGACGGTCAGGTTGCGCATGATGTCCAATCCCAGGGATGGGTGACGGGAAAAATAGTCCTGGGTTGGGTTGCGTTCCAGGCCATAGAGTTCGAGGTATTCCTCAGCAATCGCTGTGCCACTTCGTGGACCCTGGTCCAGAAAGGCCATTTCACCGAAAATATCAGGCCCCCGGATGGGAATTTCTTTCTGATTGCTCGTATCTTTGGACAAAATGATCCGGATGCGACCTGCCGGGAGGATAAAAATTTCACTGCCAAGTGTGCCCTCGGCAAAAATTTCCTCTCCGGGCTGGTAACTGGTATGGGTGGCACAAGCCTGCAGGAGATTGTCGATCTCCTCGCGGTTGATACCCCGGAACAAACGGATTTCCTGGACTTTGTTCAGATTGAAATGCATGACGTCACCCGCTTTTGATGCCCATGGCCTTGCTCATGCCCCACATGGGCATGAAAATGCCAAGAGCCAGGAGCAAAATGATTCCCCCCATGGTCCC includes:
- a CDS encoding exopolyphosphatase, which produces MKFAAIDIGSNAVRLLISNVFEIDKNTPVFRKADLYRVPVRLGDDAFRLGYISPELADSLLHAMTGFNSIIQAVGADDTMACATSALRSAANGPNLVEQIREKTGIAIDIIDGTREAELIALNRLDGSCSAGYYLYIDVGGGSTELTLLENNRPVASRSFNIGTVRLKEQLVTAEVWQEMQNWTREHCQGISGLQGIGSGGNINKLFKMTRQRQDLPLSRNKLRKLHKDLSVLTHEQRMIQLGLKPDRADVIVLASEIFLKVTKWAGVEKICVPQIGLADGIIHELYRRWPQKSS
- a CDS encoding prepilin-type N-terminal cleavage/methylation domain-containing protein; its protein translation is MRTQAGYSLIEVLVTILIIGIVASTGYVSFPEGNVALRSAAEQFAQDVRFAQTLAMNRGVPHQVNVTGSTYSVTTSTDTTATISGSTLDGITFGGNFPVVFNGLGRPTSNAGAKVLTTGGQTVTVNIRSETGSVIVQ
- a CDS encoding type II secretion system protein — protein: MNKKICRGYSMIEMLIVVLVIGILSGISFTTFGNLSPSSGDAAANSVAGALVAAAANNRAKCEMGDAFTVVTTCALAQSLLQNVSASDFTVATGAATPPAGYMNCTVRHSRGSTTISVNVRSTTATCT
- the msrA gene encoding peptide-methionine (S)-S-oxide reductase MsrA, with amino-acid sequence MYWKTKMVLPSPHAALPGRDQSMPIPSRHYVTGHGLLPPYPAHMEIALFGMGCFWGAERRFWETGAIHVTAAGYAGGFTPNPTYHEVCTGMTGHNEVVQVVYDPRVISYYRLLKIFWESHDPTQGMRQGNDLGTQYRSGIYTTTASQMAMAQASREIYQSYLEQAGHGTITTEIQEAPEFFFAEGYHQQYLAKNQQGYCGLGGTGVPYPDPA
- a CDS encoding cyclic nucleotide-binding domain-containing protein; the protein is MHFNLNKVQEIRLFRGINREEIDNLLQACATHTSYQPGEEIFAEGTLGSEIFILPAGRIRIILSKDTSNQKEIPIRGPDIFGEMAFLDQGPRSGTAIAEEYLELYGLERNPTQDYFSRHPSLGLDIMRNLTVILARKIRRTNAILLQELRQMPGKPDEDRDHDISETTTVINPESIAIQDSLNTFARTRNNDRIAQSIVP